A stretch of Chitinophaga caeni DNA encodes these proteins:
- the dnaA gene encoding chromosomal replication initiator protein DnaA produces MNKTCEQVWDRCLNIIRDIVEWQPFKTWFEPIKPVKLENNVLTIQVPSQFFYEYLEEHYVGLLGKTIKRELGKEARLEYRIVVENSIPHQHAKTVNMPTQFTRSQKESEVDFPLTIHNPVKNPFVIPGIKRVQIDSQLNPNYTFDSYIEGDCNRVARRAGKTVSDKPGGTSFNPLVIYGGVGLGKTHLAQAIGNEVKRQSPNKAVLYVSAEKFINQFIDHSKNNIINDFIHFYQLIDVLIVDDIQFFARAEKSQDAFFAIFNHLHQSGKQLILTSDKPPKDLDGVQERLLSRFRWGLSADIQVPDFETRMEILEMKMRNDGLEMPKEVVKYVAYNIQSNVRELEGALISLLAQSSLNRKEIDLDLAKRVLKSFVKTSSKEITIDSIQKMVCEYFDVPYEKLLQKTRKREIVQARQITMYLAKSFTKNSLKTIGEHFGGRDHTTVIHSCQTVKDLMDTDNNFRDSVIELQQKVQLAAM; encoded by the coding sequence ATGAATAAAACTTGCGAACAAGTTTGGGATAGGTGTCTGAATATAATCAGGGATATAGTGGAATGGCAGCCTTTCAAGACTTGGTTTGAACCCATAAAACCTGTAAAGCTCGAAAATAATGTTTTGACGATACAGGTCCCCAGCCAGTTTTTTTATGAATATCTTGAAGAGCATTATGTTGGATTATTAGGAAAAACCATTAAACGTGAATTAGGGAAAGAAGCGAGATTGGAATACCGGATCGTTGTAGAAAACAGCATCCCCCATCAACACGCCAAAACCGTGAACATGCCCACACAGTTTACCAGGTCTCAAAAGGAAAGTGAAGTAGACTTTCCCTTGACCATCCACAACCCGGTCAAGAACCCGTTTGTAATACCCGGCATTAAAAGGGTACAGATTGATTCCCAGTTGAATCCGAACTACACTTTCGATTCTTATATTGAAGGTGATTGTAACCGCGTAGCCCGCAGGGCCGGCAAAACGGTCAGCGATAAGCCCGGTGGCACCTCCTTTAACCCCCTCGTTATATATGGCGGTGTGGGTTTAGGTAAAACCCACTTGGCACAAGCGATCGGTAATGAAGTGAAACGTCAAAGCCCCAACAAGGCTGTATTATACGTGAGTGCCGAAAAATTTATCAATCAATTTATCGATCACTCCAAGAATAACATCATCAACGACTTTATACATTTCTATCAATTAATAGACGTATTGATTGTTGATGATATTCAATTCTTTGCAAGGGCAGAAAAATCGCAGGACGCTTTCTTCGCGATATTTAATCACTTGCATCAATCCGGCAAGCAATTGATCTTAACATCCGACAAGCCTCCCAAGGATTTGGACGGTGTACAGGAACGCCTGTTGAGCCGCTTCCGCTGGGGACTAAGTGCAGATATCCAGGTACCTGACTTCGAGACCCGCATGGAAATATTGGAAATGAAAATGCGCAACGATGGATTGGAGATGCCGAAGGAAGTTGTGAAGTACGTTGCCTATAATATTCAAAGCAATGTTCGCGAACTGGAAGGCGCCCTGATCTCATTGCTCGCGCAGTCGTCTTTGAACCGCAAAGAAATAGATTTGGACTTAGCCAAGAGAGTGTTGAAATCGTTCGTGAAAACATCATCTAAAGAAATCACGATCGACAGCATACAGAAAATGGTATGCGAATATTTTGATGTGCCTTATGAAAAGCTTTTACAGAAAACCCGCAAGCGGGAGATCGTTCAAGCCAGGCAAATTACCATGTACCTAGCGAAATCATTTACCAAGAATTCCCTGAAAACCATCGGGGAACATTTTGGAGGCCGGGATCACACTACCGTGATACATTCCTGCCAAACCGTGAAAGATTTAATGGATACGGATAATAATTTCCGCGATAGCGTGATCGAACTGCAACAGAAAGTACAGCTCGCCGCCATGTAA